One Homo sapiens chromosome 3, GRCh38.p14 Primary Assembly genomic window carries:
- the EPM2AIP1 gene encoding EPM2A-interacting protein 1 gives MWMTPKRSKMEVDEALVFRPEWTQRYLVVEPPEGDGALCLVCRRLIVATRERDVRRHYEAEHEYYERYVADGERAALVERLRQGDLPVASFTPEERAARAGLGLCRLLALKGRGWGEGDFVYQCMEVLLREVLPEHVSVLQGVDLSPDITRQRILSIDRNLRNQLFNRARDFKAYSLALDDQAFVAYENYLLVFIRGVGPELEVQEDLLTIINLTHHFSVGALMSAILESLQTAGLSLQRMVGLTTTHTLRMIGENSGLVSYMREKAVSPNCWNVIHYSGFLHLELLSSYDVDVNQIINTISEWIVLIKTRGVRRPEFQTLLTESESEHGERVNGRCLNNWLRRGKTLKLIFSLRKEMEAFLVSVGATTVHFSDKQWLCDFGFLVDIMEHLRELSEELRVSKVFAAAAFDHICTFEVKLNLFQRHIEEKNLTDFPALREVVDELKQQNKEDEKIFDPDRYQMVICRLQKEFERHFKDLRFIKKDLELFSNPFNFKPEYAPISVRVELTKLQANTNLWNEYRIKDLGQFYAGLSAESYPIIKGVACKVASLFDSNQICEKAFSYLTRNQHTLSQPLTDEHLQALFRVATTEMEPGWDDLVRERNESNP, from the coding sequence ATGTGGATGACGCCCAAAAGAAGCAAGATGGAAGTCGACGAGGCTCTAGTTTTCCGGCCCGAGTGGACCCAGCGTTATTTGGTGGTGGAGCCTCCGGAGGGCGATGGGGCCCTGTGCCTGGTCTGTCGCCGCCTCATCGTAGCTACCCGCGAACGCGACGTCAGGCGCCACTACGAGGCTGAGCACGAATACTACGAGCGGTATGTGGCGGACGGCGAGCGCGCGGCCCTGGTGGAGCGTCTGCGTCAGGGCGACTTGCCCGTGGCCTCCTTCACTCCTGAAGAGAGAGCTGCTCGTGCAGGCCTCGGGCTCTGCCGCCTCTTGGCCTTGAAGGGTCGCGGCTGGGGTGAGGGGGACTTTGTATACCAGTGCATGGAGGTGTTGCTGAGAGAGGTACTGCCCGAGCATGTAAGCGTCCTGCAAGGCGTTGACTTATCTCCAGATATCACAAGGCAGAGGATCCTGAGCATTGACAGGAATCTACGCAACCAGCTTTTTAACCGAGCCAGGGACTTTAAAGCCTATTCTCTTGCCTTGGACGACCAGGCTTTTGTGGCCTATGAGAACTACCTCCTGGTCTTTATCCGCGGTGTAGGCCCTGAGTTGGAGGTGCAAGAAGATCTTCTGACCATAATCAACCTGACTCATCATTTCAGTGTTGGTGCGCTCATGTCGGCAATCCTAGAGTCCCTGCAGACAGCAGGGCTTAGCTTGCAGAGAATGGTTGGACTGACCACGACCCATACTTTGAGGATGATTGGTGAGAACTCAGGACTCGTCTCATACATGAGAGAAAAGGCCGTAAGCCCCAACTGTTGGAATGTCATTCATTATTCAGGATTTCTTCACTTGGAACTGTTGAGCTCCTATGATGTAGATGTTAATCAGATCATAAATACCATATCCGAATGGATAGTTTTGATTAAGACCAGAGGCGTTAGGCGACCTGAATTTCAGACTTTACTAACGGAATCTGAATCAGAGCATGGTGAAAGGGTTAATGGACGATGTCTGAACAATTGGCTTAGGAGAGGGAAAACTTTAAAACTAATATTCTctctaagaaaagaaatggaagcgTTCTTGGTTTCAGTAGGGGCAACAACAGTCCACTTCTCAGACAAACAATGGCTTTGTGACTTTGGCTTCTTGGTGGACATTATGGAACACCTTCGAGAACTCAGTGAAGAATTACGAGTTAGTAAAGTCTTTGCTGCTGCTGCCTTTGACCATATTTGTACTTTCGAAGTTAAGCTGAATTTATTTCAAAGACatattgaggaaaaaaatctaacagaCTTTCCTGCCCTCAGAGAAGTTGTTGATGAGCTAAAACAGCAAAATaaggaagatgaaaaaatatttgatcctGATAGGTATCAAATGGTGATCTGTCGTCTCCAAAAAGAATTTGAGAGACATTTTAAGGACCTCAGGTTCATTAAAAAGGACTTAGAACTTTTTTCAAATCCATTTAACTTTAAACCTGAATATGCACCTATTTCAGTGAGGGTGGAGCTAACAAAACTTCAGGCAAACACTAATCTTTGGAATGAATACAGAATCAAAGACTTGGGGCAGTTTTATGCTGGATTGTCTGCTGAATCCTACCCAATTATCAAAGGGGTTGCCTGTAAGGTGGCATCCTTGTTTGATAGTAACCAAATCTGTGAAAAGGCTTTTTCATATTTGACTCGAAACCAACACACTTTGAGTCAGCCATTAACAGATGAGCATCTCCAAGCCCTGTTTCGGGTTGCCACAACTGAAATGGAGCCCGGTTGGGATGACCttgtgagagaaagaaatgaatctaATCCATAA